Proteins encoded within one genomic window of Lynx canadensis isolate LIC74 chromosome B4, mLynCan4.pri.v2, whole genome shotgun sequence:
- the IDI1 gene encoding isopentenyl-diphosphate Delta-isomerase 1 isoform X2, whose translation MWRALARALMVGRPAPRGGPQVWGRSLRERSQAERAFPGSRCRRVAGQVRRTATMPEIDTDGLDEQQVQLLAEMCILIDENDNKIGADTKKNCHLNENIEKGYFTNTCCSHPLSNPGELEENDAIGVRRAAQRRLKAELGIPMEEVPPEEINYLTRIHYKAQSDGIWGEHEIDYILFVKKNVTLNPDPNEIKSYCYVTKEELKELLKKAASGEIKITPWFQIVAEAFLFKWWDNLNHLSQFVDHDKIHRM comes from the exons ATGTGGCGTGCCCTGGCGCGAGCGCTGATGGTTGGGCGCCCGGCGCCGAGGGGCGGGCCCCAGGTCTGGGGGCGGAGCCTGCGGGAGAGGAGCCAGGCAGAGCGAGCTTTCCCCGGCAGCCGCTGTCGGAG GGTCGCGGGCCAGGTCCGACGGACCGCCACCATGCCCGAGATAGACACCGACGGCCTGGACGAGCAGCAGGTGCAGCTGCTGGCGGAGATGTGCATCCTCATCGATGAGAATGACAATAAGATTGGGGCCGACACCAAGAAGAACTGTCACCTGAATGAGAACATAGAGAAAG GTTATTTTACCAATACTTGTTGTAGTCATCCATTAAGTAATCCAGGAGAGCTCGAAGAAAATGATGCAATTGGAGTAAGGCGAGCAGCACAGAGGCGTTTAAAGGCTGAATTAGGGATCCCCATGGAAGAG GTTCCTCCAGAAGAAATTAATTATCTAACACGAATTCACTACAAGGCTCAATCAGATGGTATCTGGGGGGAACATGAAATTGATTACATTTTGTTTGTGAAGAAGAATGTAACTTTGAATCCAGATCCCAATGAGATTAAGAGCTATTGTTATGTGACAAAGGAAGAGCTAAAAGAACTTCTGAAAAAAGCAGCCAGTGGTGAAATTAAGATAACTCCATGGTTTCAAATTGTTGCGGAGGCTTTCCTCTTTAAGTGGTGGGATAACTTAAATCATTTGAGTCAGTTTGTTGACCATGACAAAATACACCGAATGTGA
- the IDI1 gene encoding isopentenyl-diphosphate Delta-isomerase 1 isoform X1, giving the protein MWRALARALMVGRPAPRGGPQVWGRSLRERSQAERAFPGSRCRRVAGQVRRTATMPEIDTDGLDEQQVQLLAEMCILIDENDNKIGADTKKNCHLNENIEKGLLHRAFSVFLFNTENKLLLQQRSDAKITFPGYFTNTCCSHPLSNPGELEENDAIGVRRAAQRRLKAELGIPMEEVPPEEINYLTRIHYKAQSDGIWGEHEIDYILFVKKNVTLNPDPNEIKSYCYVTKEELKELLKKAASGEIKITPWFQIVAEAFLFKWWDNLNHLSQFVDHDKIHRM; this is encoded by the exons ATGTGGCGTGCCCTGGCGCGAGCGCTGATGGTTGGGCGCCCGGCGCCGAGGGGCGGGCCCCAGGTCTGGGGGCGGAGCCTGCGGGAGAGGAGCCAGGCAGAGCGAGCTTTCCCCGGCAGCCGCTGTCGGAG GGTCGCGGGCCAGGTCCGACGGACCGCCACCATGCCCGAGATAGACACCGACGGCCTGGACGAGCAGCAGGTGCAGCTGCTGGCGGAGATGTGCATCCTCATCGATGAGAATGACAATAAGATTGGGGCCGACACCAAGAAGAACTGTCACCTGAATGAGAACATAGAGAAAG GATTATTGCATCGAGCTTTTAGTGTCTTCTTGTTCAACACTGAAAATAAGCTTCTGTTACAACAAAGATCAGATGCTAAAATCACCTTTCCAG GTTATTTTACCAATACTTGTTGTAGTCATCCATTAAGTAATCCAGGAGAGCTCGAAGAAAATGATGCAATTGGAGTAAGGCGAGCAGCACAGAGGCGTTTAAAGGCTGAATTAGGGATCCCCATGGAAGAG GTTCCTCCAGAAGAAATTAATTATCTAACACGAATTCACTACAAGGCTCAATCAGATGGTATCTGGGGGGAACATGAAATTGATTACATTTTGTTTGTGAAGAAGAATGTAACTTTGAATCCAGATCCCAATGAGATTAAGAGCTATTGTTATGTGACAAAGGAAGAGCTAAAAGAACTTCTGAAAAAAGCAGCCAGTGGTGAAATTAAGATAACTCCATGGTTTCAAATTGTTGCGGAGGCTTTCCTCTTTAAGTGGTGGGATAACTTAAATCATTTGAGTCAGTTTGTTGACCATGACAAAATACACCGAATGTGA
- the IDI1 gene encoding isopentenyl-diphosphate Delta-isomerase 1 isoform X3 yields MPEIDTDGLDEQQVQLLAEMCILIDENDNKIGADTKKNCHLNENIEKGLLHRAFSVFLFNTENKLLLQQRSDAKITFPGYFTNTCCSHPLSNPGELEENDAIGVRRAAQRRLKAELGIPMEEVPPEEINYLTRIHYKAQSDGIWGEHEIDYILFVKKNVTLNPDPNEIKSYCYVTKEELKELLKKAASGEIKITPWFQIVAEAFLFKWWDNLNHLSQFVDHDKIHRM; encoded by the exons ATGCCCGAGATAGACACCGACGGCCTGGACGAGCAGCAGGTGCAGCTGCTGGCGGAGATGTGCATCCTCATCGATGAGAATGACAATAAGATTGGGGCCGACACCAAGAAGAACTGTCACCTGAATGAGAACATAGAGAAAG GATTATTGCATCGAGCTTTTAGTGTCTTCTTGTTCAACACTGAAAATAAGCTTCTGTTACAACAAAGATCAGATGCTAAAATCACCTTTCCAG GTTATTTTACCAATACTTGTTGTAGTCATCCATTAAGTAATCCAGGAGAGCTCGAAGAAAATGATGCAATTGGAGTAAGGCGAGCAGCACAGAGGCGTTTAAAGGCTGAATTAGGGATCCCCATGGAAGAG GTTCCTCCAGAAGAAATTAATTATCTAACACGAATTCACTACAAGGCTCAATCAGATGGTATCTGGGGGGAACATGAAATTGATTACATTTTGTTTGTGAAGAAGAATGTAACTTTGAATCCAGATCCCAATGAGATTAAGAGCTATTGTTATGTGACAAAGGAAGAGCTAAAAGAACTTCTGAAAAAAGCAGCCAGTGGTGAAATTAAGATAACTCCATGGTTTCAAATTGTTGCGGAGGCTTTCCTCTTTAAGTGGTGGGATAACTTAAATCATTTGAGTCAGTTTGTTGACCATGACAAAATACACCGAATGTGA